In Halorhabdus rudnickae, the following proteins share a genomic window:
- a CDS encoding NADH-quinone oxidoreductase subunit NuoF: MATVLTEARRVRTEEDLADLQAEGEQSLYPDRVKVLVGMSSCGKAAGADEVYGRLSAELGPRDDATVGQTGCMGFCDREPLVEVIRPDGVSIIYENVTEAEAGRLADAIEDGELPEDGTLAARSHVEDCEHDHDVPHIDDVPFYESQQRVVLGNSGLVDPDSLEEYVARDGYFALWEALSEHSPEDVIEEIKESKLRGRGGGGFPTGMKWEFLAGNDADLKYLICNADEGDPGAYMDRTLLESDPYAVLEGMTIAGYGVGAEKGYIYVRAEYPLAIDRLQNAIEQAREAGLLGQDIFGEGFSFDLEIKKGAGAFVCGEETAMINSLEGGRGMPKPRPPYPADEGLWAEPTNVNNVETWANVPAIIRNGAEWFADIGTEESGGTKVFSVTGDVENTGLVEVPLGTRLEEVVFEIGGGTTGGEFKAVQTGGPSGGVIPRKHAETPIDYETLMELGSMMGSGGMIVMDESTCMVDQSRFFLEFSVDESCGKCPPCRYGTKQMLEMLEAMTTGEADPDVISELRSLGDSMEEMSLCGLGQTAANPVMSTLDYFEEEYRNHVEDEECPAGDCELGSGEHAGTYKIIPDECIGCQQCKDACPVGAISGEAGEVHEIDPAACIGCGQCVDPCPVDTIELRG; the protein is encoded by the coding sequence ATGGCAACTGTACTCACCGAAGCACGTCGTGTCCGGACGGAAGAGGATCTGGCCGACCTGCAAGCCGAGGGCGAACAGTCGCTGTACCCCGATCGAGTCAAGGTCTTGGTCGGTATGTCGTCCTGTGGCAAGGCCGCAGGGGCCGACGAGGTCTACGGCCGGTTGTCGGCCGAACTTGGCCCGAGAGACGACGCTACCGTCGGCCAGACCGGCTGCATGGGGTTCTGTGATCGGGAACCGCTCGTCGAAGTCATTCGGCCCGATGGCGTCTCGATCATCTACGAGAACGTTACCGAGGCCGAGGCGGGTCGGCTGGCAGACGCGATCGAGGATGGCGAGCTACCCGAAGACGGCACGCTCGCTGCTCGGAGCCACGTTGAGGACTGCGAGCACGATCACGATGTTCCGCACATCGACGATGTCCCGTTCTACGAGTCCCAACAGCGCGTCGTCCTGGGCAACAGTGGGCTCGTCGATCCCGATAGCCTCGAAGAGTACGTCGCTCGGGACGGCTACTTCGCACTCTGGGAAGCCCTCTCGGAACACTCGCCCGAGGACGTCATCGAGGAGATCAAGGAATCGAAGCTCCGCGGTCGCGGTGGTGGTGGGTTCCCGACGGGCATGAAGTGGGAGTTCCTCGCCGGCAACGACGCCGATCTGAAGTATCTCATCTGCAATGCCGACGAGGGCGACCCCGGCGCGTACATGGACCGGACGCTGCTGGAGAGCGATCCCTACGCAGTGTTGGAGGGGATGACCATCGCCGGCTATGGTGTGGGCGCTGAGAAGGGCTATATCTACGTTCGCGCTGAGTACCCCCTGGCGATCGATCGCCTCCAGAACGCCATCGAACAGGCCCGAGAAGCCGGATTGCTTGGTCAGGATATCTTCGGCGAGGGCTTCAGCTTCGATCTGGAGATCAAGAAAGGCGCCGGCGCCTTCGTCTGTGGCGAGGAGACCGCGATGATCAACTCCCTGGAGGGTGGCCGCGGAATGCCTAAACCGCGCCCACCGTACCCTGCTGACGAGGGGCTGTGGGCCGAGCCGACCAACGTCAACAACGTCGAGACGTGGGCGAACGTCCCGGCGATCATCCGCAACGGTGCCGAGTGGTTCGCCGACATCGGCACCGAGGAGTCCGGCGGAACGAAGGTGTTCTCGGTCACCGGTGACGTCGAGAATACCGGTCTCGTCGAGGTGCCTCTCGGGACTCGCCTTGAAGAGGTCGTCTTCGAGATCGGTGGTGGCACCACTGGCGGCGAGTTCAAGGCCGTCCAGACTGGCGGTCCCTCCGGCGGTGTAATTCCCCGTAAACATGCAGAGACGCCCATCGACTACGAGACGCTGATGGAACTGGGCTCGATGATGGGCTCCGGGGGGATGATCGTCATGGACGAGTCGACGTGCATGGTCGATCAGTCGCGGTTCTTCCTGGAATTCAGCGTCGACGAGTCATGTGGGAAGTGCCCGCCCTGCCGGTACGGCACCAAACAGATGCTCGAGATGCTCGAGGCGATGACCACCGGGGAGGCCGATCCCGACGTCATCTCGGAGCTACGCTCGCTGGGCGATTCCATGGAAGAAATGTCGCTCTGTGGACTCGGCCAGACGGCAGCTAATCCGGTGATGAGTACGCTGGATTACTTCGAAGAGGAATATCGCAATCACGTCGAAGACGAAGAGTGCCCAGCGGGAGACTGCGAACTCGGCAGCGGCGAACACGCGGGCACGTACAAGATCATCCCGGACGAGTGTATCGGGTGCCAGCAGTGTAAGGACGCCTGTCCGGTCGGCGCCATCTCCGGGGAGGCTGGCGAGGTCCACGAGATCGATCCTGCGGCCTGTATCGGTTGTGGCCAATGTGTCGATCCGTGTCCGGTTGACACCATCGAGTTGAGGGGCTGA
- a CDS encoding sulfurtransferase yields the protein MTDIVAAEWLADRLPNVHVVDVRDAWEYEGIGHLPGAVSIPFDAFRASEGDEGMLPGADVFAGLLSEAGIAPDEEIVAYDDTHGVFAARFLVTAELYGHDPDCLHLLDGDFSAWQREHPTTDNVPDVTASDYEIERPGKSPLVDLESVRAAIDGDAVIVDTRERWEYEEGHIPGAVQLDWRDLVEDDTRGIKPDDEIGAILESRGITPEKRIVLYCNTARRISHTYVVLRDLGYDDLAFYEGSLTEWEAAGEPVETVE from the coding sequence ATGACCGACATCGTCGCTGCGGAGTGGCTCGCAGACAGACTGCCGAACGTCCACGTTGTCGACGTTCGGGATGCCTGGGAGTACGAGGGTATCGGGCACCTCCCCGGTGCCGTCTCGATTCCGTTCGATGCATTCCGGGCCAGCGAGGGCGACGAAGGGATGTTACCCGGCGCGGACGTCTTCGCTGGGTTGCTCTCGGAAGCAGGGATTGCCCCGGACGAGGAGATCGTCGCCTACGACGACACCCACGGCGTCTTCGCTGCTCGCTTTCTCGTGACTGCCGAGTTGTATGGACACGATCCGGACTGCCTCCACCTGCTCGATGGGGATTTCAGCGCCTGGCAGCGCGAACATCCGACGACCGACAATGTCCCGGACGTGACGGCCTCCGACTACGAGATCGAACGTCCGGGCAAGTCCCCGCTGGTCGACTTAGAGAGCGTCCGGGCGGCAATCGATGGCGACGCGGTTATCGTCGACACCCGCGAGCGATGGGAGTACGAGGAGGGACACATCCCTGGGGCGGTCCAGTTGGACTGGCGGGACCTCGTCGAGGACGACACCAGAGGCATCAAACCCGACGACGAGATCGGGGCGATCCTCGAATCGCGGGGGATCACGCCCGAAAAGCGGATCGTCCTCTACTGTAACACCGCCCGACGGATCAGTCATACCTACGTCGTTCTCCGGGACCTCGGCTACGATGACCTGGCCTTCTACGAGGGGAGCCTCACGGAGTGGGAGGCAGCGGGCGAGCCGGTCGAGACAGTCGAGTAA
- a CDS encoding transcription factor S produces the protein MEFCDECGSMMKTEGDLWVCGSCGAEKPREEATEGGMVTTQGQEEGEIVDLSESEEDARPSTEAHCPECGNDRAFWEMKQIRAADESETRFFTCTECDHKWREDDH, from the coding sequence ATGGAATTCTGTGACGAGTGCGGTTCGATGATGAAGACCGAGGGCGATCTGTGGGTCTGTGGGAGTTGCGGCGCCGAGAAACCGCGCGAAGAGGCCACCGAGGGGGGGATGGTCACCACCCAGGGCCAGGAGGAAGGCGAGATCGTCGACTTGAGCGAGAGCGAGGAAGACGCCCGCCCCTCCACGGAGGCCCACTGTCCGGAGTGTGGCAACGACCGCGCATTCTGGGAGATGAAACAGATCCGCGCCGCCGACGAGTCCGAAACCCGATTTTTCACCTGCACCGAGTGCGACCACAAGTGGCGCGAGGACGATCACTGA
- a CDS encoding NADH-quinone oxidoreductase subunit NuoE family protein, which yields MATLERVKQSLGSDASDVGSDSGIIPADAEVADVCDEEIETVQEILVDVPTAQEGVIPALQDVQEEYGYLPKFTMELIAEHTGTSMAHVYGTASFYSQFHMEPRGEHTIKVCTGTACHVKGADEVSEAFCDELDVELDEVTDDGTFTVDHVRCIGACSLAVAVMVGDEVYGDVQPDDVDEVIEEYR from the coding sequence ATGGCAACCCTAGAGCGAGTGAAACAGTCACTGGGGTCGGATGCATCCGACGTCGGATCGGATTCGGGCATCATTCCGGCCGACGCAGAGGTGGCGGACGTCTGTGACGAGGAGATCGAGACGGTCCAGGAGATCCTCGTAGACGTCCCTACCGCCCAGGAGGGTGTTATCCCGGCCTTGCAGGACGTCCAGGAGGAGTACGGTTACTTACCGAAATTCACGATGGAACTGATAGCCGAACACACCGGGACGTCGATGGCGCACGTCTACGGGACGGCCTCTTTTTACTCGCAGTTCCATATGGAGCCCCGTGGCGAGCACACCATCAAGGTCTGTACGGGAACGGCCTGTCACGTGAAAGGTGCCGACGAGGTCTCGGAAGCCTTCTGTGACGAACTCGACGTCGAGCTCGACGAGGTCACTGACGACGGGACGTTCACCGTCGATCACGTCCGCTGTATCGGTGCCTGTAGCCTGGCTGTGGCCGTGATGGTCGGTGACGAAGTCTACGGTGACGTCCAGCCCGACGACGTGGACGAAGTCATCGAGGAGTACCGCTAG
- a CDS encoding AI-2E family transporter, with translation MTLPRRTLALVGLLGLLSVLAVFTLWRVFGTIFFAVTVAYVLYPVRQRLVRRGIGPRIAAAASTAIAFGFAAVVVTPIAYSLYARRSAFFEMVASLPQEFSVTFLETTYSIDLSTVVTTARNLAADVAIDAASAAPVLALKFFLFVLLVYALLLKPKMPARALRRTVPPNYYDVVEALHERLRDTLYGLYVLQGATGLGTFVLALPVFFALGYDAAITLAVLSGILQFIPIIGPSVLIGVLVVIEVLAENVTQAVLVAVVGLVFVAGLPDILVRPRLSEIAADLPGSLYFIGFTGGVLTMGAIGIIAGPIVVALLSESVELLANERLPANGESPSE, from the coding sequence GTGACACTCCCTCGCCGGACGCTCGCGCTCGTCGGATTGCTGGGGTTGTTGAGCGTCTTGGCTGTGTTCACACTGTGGCGAGTCTTCGGAACCATATTCTTCGCCGTCACGGTCGCGTACGTCCTCTATCCGGTTCGGCAACGACTGGTGCGCCGAGGGATTGGACCGCGGATCGCGGCGGCGGCAAGTACAGCGATCGCGTTCGGCTTCGCTGCCGTCGTGGTCACTCCCATCGCGTACTCGCTGTACGCTCGTCGGTCGGCGTTCTTCGAAATGGTGGCCAGCCTTCCACAGGAGTTCTCCGTGACGTTCCTGGAGACGACGTACTCGATTGATCTCTCGACGGTAGTGACGACAGCCCGAAATCTCGCCGCCGACGTGGCGATCGATGCAGCCAGTGCCGCGCCGGTCCTCGCCCTGAAGTTCTTCCTGTTCGTCCTGCTGGTGTACGCACTCCTGTTGAAGCCGAAGATGCCCGCTCGCGCGCTCAGACGGACAGTTCCGCCGAACTATTACGATGTCGTCGAGGCACTCCACGAACGGCTACGAGACACACTCTATGGGTTGTACGTCCTCCAGGGCGCAACGGGCCTGGGGACGTTCGTCCTCGCGCTGCCGGTGTTTTTCGCGCTGGGATACGACGCCGCGATCACGCTCGCGGTGCTGAGTGGCATTTTGCAGTTCATTCCCATCATCGGCCCGAGCGTGCTGATCGGCGTCCTCGTCGTCATAGAAGTCCTTGCAGAGAACGTCACACAGGCCGTTCTCGTGGCCGTTGTTGGACTGGTCTTTGTCGCCGGGCTGCCCGACATACTCGTCCGGCCGCGACTCTCGGAGATCGCCGCCGATCTGCCCGGGAGCCTCTATTTCATCGGGTTCACTGGCGGGGTCCTCACAATGGGGGCGATCGGTATCATCGCCGGGCCGATCGTAGTGGCGCTACTGTCAGAGAGTGTGGAGCTGTTGGCGAACGAACGGCTCCCCGCCAACGGAGAAAGTCCGTCCGAGTGA
- a CDS encoding DUF7139 domain-containing protein, translated as MTSLTDVYRRRVGAVASRRRVFVGATLFALGAGLTAAGVVLATTHVGSRFGLETYGAREWAGILAGLGLPAVFVSVFAVLPTSRVTRAAAAIGASLCVFAVALFTYAYPTQWPGAPAADPLLALLTLGAYFGGAVTTGWCLFVAVATFKTRKAPGGTAEMRITEEGRIKLVQDADGLGGTGSGGLGSTGGVGLFGSDPDGGVPTQTGSEGTNGDDTSTARTVSDGGSTAVDSTDEGAEILEAARTRTSPDRYCGNCEHFHYVRVDEDAIEPYCDFHGQYMDDMDACSDWSATGDSGTQ; from the coding sequence ATGACGAGCCTGACGGACGTCTATCGGCGCCGGGTGGGGGCCGTGGCGAGCCGGCGGCGGGTGTTCGTGGGGGCGACCCTGTTCGCGCTCGGTGCCGGTCTGACCGCGGCGGGGGTCGTTCTGGCGACGACCCACGTCGGCTCCCGGTTCGGCCTGGAGACCTACGGCGCCAGGGAGTGGGCGGGCATCCTCGCCGGGCTCGGGCTGCCCGCGGTTTTCGTGAGCGTCTTCGCCGTGCTCCCGACCAGTCGGGTGACCCGTGCGGCCGCCGCCATCGGCGCCAGCCTGTGCGTCTTTGCCGTCGCCCTGTTCACGTACGCCTATCCGACACAGTGGCCGGGTGCGCCGGCTGCCGACCCGTTGCTCGCATTGCTCACGCTGGGCGCGTACTTTGGTGGCGCGGTCACGACTGGCTGGTGTCTGTTCGTCGCCGTCGCCACGTTCAAGACCCGGAAGGCGCCGGGTGGGACCGCAGAGATGCGGATCACCGAGGAAGGGCGGATCAAACTTGTCCAGGACGCCGATGGTCTGGGCGGGACGGGAAGCGGCGGCCTCGGAAGTACCGGCGGTGTCGGCCTGTTCGGGTCCGATCCCGACGGGGGAGTGCCGACCCAGACTGGCAGTGAGGGGACGAACGGCGACGACACCTCGACCGCACGGACGGTCAGCGACGGGGGATCGACAGCGGTCGATTCGACCGATGAGGGGGCCGAGATACTCGAAGCGGCACGGACACGAACCAGTCCAGACCGATATTGCGGCAACTGTGAACACTTCCACTACGTCCGCGTCGACGAGGACGCTATCGAGCCCTACTGTGACTTTCATGGGCAGTACATGGACGATATGGACGCCTGTTCGGACTGGTCGGCCACTGGCGACAGTGGGACGCAGTGA
- a CDS encoding DUF302 domain-containing protein: MTLPIDPTALDAEDLGEKRATLEMDHEAAVEHVRETFVDAGFGIATEFSPSELLNEKINADREPYHVLGACNPAVADRALDATDGRLGGLFPCNVVIRQVEPGRQEVYHVSIMRIARLVGMAPDDETMAEIIADTGEFVEEAYGNL; encoded by the coding sequence ATGACGCTCCCGATCGATCCGACCGCACTCGACGCCGAAGACCTCGGCGAGAAGCGTGCAACCCTCGAGATGGACCACGAAGCGGCCGTCGAACACGTCCGCGAGACGTTCGTCGACGCCGGGTTCGGTATCGCGACCGAGTTCTCACCCTCGGAACTGCTCAATGAGAAAATAAATGCCGATCGCGAGCCCTATCACGTCCTCGGTGCGTGCAACCCCGCCGTCGCCGACCGAGCGCTCGACGCCACGGACGGCCGGCTCGGCGGCCTGTTCCCCTGCAACGTCGTCATCCGTCAGGTCGAACCGGGTCGACAGGAAGTCTATCACGTCTCGATCATGCGGATCGCCCGGCTCGTGGGGATGGCGCCCGACGACGAGACGATGGCCGAGATCATCGCCGACACCGGCGAGTTCGTCGAAGAGGCTTACGGGAACCTGTAG
- a CDS encoding sulfurtransferase: MTEYANDVLVSADWVEDNLDAFESDDPEHRLVEVDVDTEAYEETHAPGAIGFNWETQLQDQTTRDILSKDEFEDLLGSHGISEDSTVVLYGDNSNWFAAYTYWQFKYYGHDDVRLLDGGREYWVENDYPTTSEEPDFSAVDYDASGPRESIRAYREDVENAIERGLPLVDVRSPEEYSGEILAPPGLQETAQRGGHIPGAENISWAAVTNDDGTFKDFDELQELYSDYGIDGDSTTVAYCRIGERSSVAWFALHELLGYDDAINYDGSWTEWGNLVGAPIEKGE; the protein is encoded by the coding sequence ATGACTGAGTACGCAAACGACGTTCTCGTCTCGGCGGATTGGGTCGAGGACAATCTAGACGCATTCGAGAGTGACGATCCCGAGCACCGACTCGTGGAAGTGGACGTGGACACGGAGGCCTACGAGGAGACCCACGCCCCCGGCGCGATCGGGTTCAACTGGGAGACCCAACTGCAGGACCAGACGACGCGGGACATCCTCAGCAAGGACGAGTTCGAGGACCTGCTGGGTTCCCACGGCATCAGCGAGGATTCGACGGTCGTGCTGTACGGTGACAACTCCAACTGGTTCGCGGCCTACACCTACTGGCAGTTCAAGTATTACGGCCACGACGACGTGCGCCTGCTCGACGGCGGCCGCGAGTACTGGGTCGAAAACGACTATCCGACGACGAGCGAGGAGCCGGACTTCTCCGCGGTCGATTACGACGCCAGCGGCCCGCGCGAGTCCATCCGTGCCTATCGCGAAGATGTCGAGAACGCCATCGAGCGCGGCCTGCCGCTCGTGGACGTTCGGAGCCCCGAAGAGTACAGCGGCGAGATCCTCGCGCCGCCGGGCCTTCAGGAGACGGCCCAGCGTGGCGGCCATATCCCGGGTGCGGAGAACATCTCCTGGGCAGCCGTGACCAACGACGACGGGACGTTCAAGGACTTCGACGAACTGCAGGAGCTGTACAGCGACTACGGCATCGACGGCGACAGCACGACCGTCGCCTACTGCCGGATTGGCGAGCGCTCCTCGGTCGCCTGGTTCGCCCTGCACGAACTGCTGGGTTACGACGACGCCATCAACTACGATGGGTCCTGGACCGAGTGGGGCAATCTTGTCGGTGCCCCGATCGAGAAAGGCGAGTAA
- a CDS encoding type IV pilin N-terminal domain-containing protein, which translates to MKPSVWSPSTRGVISILSILLMLFGAVFGSFVLGMGEASQQHAEPVPQVAVGFETDGSGTVTVTHEGGDTVHRSAIEIRSPGTTGEWNTLESDGKISAGDSITVSGLESGDTIQVVWESSDSDTSAVLATYDVP; encoded by the coding sequence ATGAAACCGTCAGTTTGGTCGCCGAGCACGCGTGGTGTGATCTCGATACTTAGCATCCTCCTGATGCTTTTCGGGGCCGTCTTCGGCTCGTTCGTGCTGGGTATGGGCGAAGCGTCACAACAGCACGCCGAGCCAGTACCACAGGTAGCGGTCGGGTTCGAGACGGACGGATCGGGGACGGTGACGGTCACTCACGAGGGCGGAGACACGGTTCACCGATCCGCGATCGAGATCCGAAGTCCCGGCACCACCGGCGAGTGGAACACCCTGGAATCTGATGGCAAGATCTCTGCTGGGGATTCGATCACCGTCTCGGGGCTCGAGAGCGGCGATACGATCCAAGTCGTCTGGGAGTCGTCGGACAGTGACACGTCGGCA
- a CDS encoding DUF5789 family protein yields MADEDADEADEPAVELGEGESVEGVPLAQVSSRLTYGIEKSTVRRREGDTEIRTPDGPTPLSDVLDSVEETYFDRRQAFEEAVRAVVDTGPVPTE; encoded by the coding sequence ATGGCAGACGAAGACGCGGACGAGGCGGACGAGCCGGCCGTCGAACTCGGCGAGGGGGAGTCGGTCGAAGGCGTCCCGCTGGCGCAGGTATCCTCGCGACTCACCTACGGCATCGAGAAGAGTACCGTCCGACGTCGCGAGGGTGACACGGAGATCCGGACGCCGGACGGTCCGACGCCACTTTCCGACGTCCTCGATTCGGTCGAGGAGACGTATTTCGACCGTCGCCAGGCTTTCGAGGAGGCGGTCCGGGCGGTCGTGGACACCGGGCCGGTCCCCACTGAGTGA